The genome window GAGGGGAGTCTGGAGCCACTGAGGGAAGGGCAGGAGTTCCCATAGGCCAGGGACAGAAGTGGGCGCCTCCCCTGCAGCCCATTTGTCTCCACCTACACATCTGTCCAAATGTTTCTGCCCCTCCCAGGAGGTCTTTTCATGTAACTGCCTCAAGGACCCTGGACTCTGCTCACTCCCCCACTGCTCTGCTGGCCTCCTGCTGATGAGGACTCGGAGTTCCCAGGCTACAAAAGGGGTGGCTGTGTATGGCTCAGGAATGCTCAATATGGGAGGCAGGGGTGCTTGTGACCCTAATAAATTCCAAAACCTCTTCCCTGCCACCTCCGGTTCTTCTTGTGTCCAAGTCCTCagacccttccccacctccccctcctttCCCTTTTGCGAAGGATTGTTCCCTTTCACTGCCTGGTCTCCCAGGGCAACCCCCGCCGCCGGGTGTGAGAGGCGAGTGTGTGTCACTGTGTGTGCGTGACACTCTGGGTCTTTTGGAGGGAGGGgtctctgccccaccccctgccactgATTCTGTAGCCCTAGTCCCTTCCCCCCAATTCCTTGGGTCCTCACAGTCCCCAAGGGTGATTTGTTCACAGTCCCATCCTGGTGTCCAGTCTAGCCTTGAGAGGGGGTCTTGGAACAGgtggccctcccccacccctctcctttctctgagtcccccctcccctttctctccacCTTACAATAGCTGCAGCCGGCCAGGGGTCGGATGGGGGGATTAGGGGAGGGGGCCAGGATTAGGGGAGTGGGCCAGCCGATGAAAGGGGCTGGAGGAgagcagaaggaagggagggggctgggaggaggaggaggaaggggagggggtcCGCGCTAATCGACTCTGGAGCCCACATAAGGACTGGCCACGGACTGAAGGAGAGGACAGGGAAGTAGGGGGGAAccgggggagggggtgaggggacCCACTGCTGCCTTGCCCCAGAGACAGGCCACCCCCTGGCAGTTGTAGCCCAAGTCCTGGAACCCCAGTTCAGGCTGGAGGAGACAGGATGCCCATCACGACCTCtccacaaccccccccccccgccccccgtacCCCTCTCATCCCCTGCCCTCAATGGGGATCGGTctgccccttcctcttctcttcgtTCCCCGACCCTTCCTTTACTGGGAAGTCCTGGAGGAGGCGTATGCCCGCTTCCCGCTCCGGGCATTCGGCCCCTGGCGGGCCCCCGGCCCCCGCCACGACACGCGCACACCCGGTGCCCGAGAGGGGCCCCACCTCGTGCGGGTGCGTGTCCCTGCTTCCGCGTGGTGCCTCCATCCCCCCGTACCTCCCGGGcgcctccctcccccgccccgggccGCGGCTCCTGATTGTCCAAACGCAATTCTCGAGTCTCTAGCTCTGGCTGAGAGTTGAGTCTGGACGTCCCGAGCCGTCGCCCCCAAACCTCGAGGGGAGAGCGGGTCGGAGGGTGTAGGGAGAGCCAAGGCGGAGGGCGGCGCAGGTCCCCCGGGTGGAGAGGGGACCCGGGGCACGTCGGGACTCGGCTCTGTTCACGGGGCCGGAGGACGGCAGCGGCAGAGACTCCTCTGCGGCTTTCCGCCCTCCGCCCCGGAATCCCGGGCTGGGACTGCGGAGAAGCCGCGCGGGGGAACCGGGCACGCGGGCCCCCAGAGCCGCCGGGGGGAGGCGGCCCCTCTCCCCACGCCCGCCGTCCCCTCCCCGGGGGCCGGCGACACCGGGCCCCGCCCTGCGGAGCGGAGGCCCCAACGGGGGCCCGCGGGGAGGGACGGCGCCGGCAGGGGGACGGGAGCGCGGCCCCCGCGCGGCGCGGGCCACGGGGGCGGGGAACCGGCGTCCACGGCGCTGCCACCGGCGCGCGCCTCCGGGTGACGTCCCCGCCgccgggtgggggggggggcgcacaGGCGGGCGGAAGTGACGCAGGGCCGAGCGCCCGGGCCatggcggtggcggcggcgggggACCGGCGTCCACGGCGCTGCCACCCGCGCGCGCCTCCGGGTGACGTCCCCGCCGCCGGGGGGGGCGCGGGCGGGCGGAAGTGACGCAGGGCCCAGCGCCCGGGCCatggcggtggcggcggcggcggcgcgagTTGCTGTCTGAGCGGCGGCTGGGGACCGGACGGCCTCGGCCGGGTAGCCCGGCCCCGGG of Cervus canadensis isolate Bull #8, Minnesota chromosome 28, ASM1932006v1, whole genome shotgun sequence contains these proteins:
- the LOC122429282 gene encoding basic proline-rich protein-like, whose protein sequence is MVTAPGLPRRRAGEVGWGVGEGCQGARPSRRPRPPGLPHRASARPLTRVPPSAPQPPQRRSRGRATRPRPSGPQPPLRQQLAPPPPPPPWPGRWALRHFRPPAPPPAAGTSPGGARGWQRRGRRSPAAATAMARALGPASLPPACAPPPPPGGGDVTRRRAPVAAPWTPVPRPRGPRRAGAALPAGPGVAGPRGGDGGRGERGRLPPAALGARVPGSPARLLRSPSPGFRGGGRKAAEESLPLPSSGPVNRAESRRAPGPLSTRGTCAALRLGSPYTLRPALPSRFGGDGSGRPDSTLSQS